TTATGATGGAATGGTGACCCATCTGGGTGTAGCTATTGTTTTTGGCCTGGTGGTACTGGTAGTCATCTATGCCATAGGTGAGATTTCCGGTGCACATCTCAATCCAGCAGTTACCTGGGCGTTTTTCGTGGCAAAAAGAATTGAAGCACCAAAGGCGGTCTGGTACACCCTTACCCAAATCATCGCGGCCATTGCCGCAAGCGCAATACTAAGAGCAATGTTTCCCGAAACCATCACAATGGGGGAAACTTTGCCCTCCAACGGCCTCTTACCCGCTACTATCATGGAATTCATTTTAACGTTTACCCTAATGTTCGTAATCATAAATGTAGCTACGGGATCCAAGGAACAGGGGTTGATGGCGGGACTTTCCATTGGCTTTACCGTTTTGATCTGCGCATTGATGGGAGGTCCGGTATCCGGGGCTTCCATGAATCCCGCCCGTTCCATTGGACCTGCCCTGATCGGGGGAAATCCAACTCACTTGTGGATGTATGTCATAGTACCTCTTTTGGGGGCTATTTCAAGTATTTACGTATGGAAAATCATTACAATTAAAAACAGCTGACATGAAAATTGCACTATTCTCCGATATTCACGCCAATCTTCCTGCATTGGAAGCCTTTTTTGAAGATTTGGAAAAACACCGTCCGGATGCCACCTATTGTCTTGGGGATTTGGTAGGCTACAATATTTGGCCCAATGAGGTCATCAATGAAATCCGTAAACGTCAAATCCCTACCATCGCGGGCAACTATGACTTTGGCATAGGCAGGAGGAGCGACGACTGTGGATGTGCTTATAAAAGTGATGAGGAAAAAGCCAATGGGGCCGTTTCCATTTCCTTTACCAATCAAATCGTGAACGATGAAGAGCGGGCCTATCTAAAAACATTGCCCGCACATATTAATTTGGAGTTTCAACTAAACGGGGAAAAGGCAACGATTTTATTGGTACATGGGAGTCCCCGGCGTATCAATGAATACCTTTTTGAGGACAGGGCAGATAAGAGCCTATTGCGAATTATGAGGGATGCCAATGCCGATGTGATGTGTTTTGGACACACCCATAAGCCCTATCACAAAACTTTGCCCGATCCCGAAAATGAAGCATCATTGTATCGTCACGCCATTAATATTGGCTCCATTGGTAAGCCCAAGGATGGGGATAAAAGGGGATGCTATGTGCTTTTAACCATTGATGGGAACTTTGCGAAGGGAAAAAAGGATGGTATCTCCGTGGATTTTATCCGTTTTGAATACGACGTGGAAAAAGCGGCCAAAGCAGTGGAGGGAAGTATACTGCCCAATGCCTATGCAGAGGCTTTAAGGGTTGCCAAGTAGGCCGTCCACGAAATGTTCCCATCAAGAACCCCATGAAACGAAAAGGGGGAAGATTCCAGGCCGTGACCGCCTTGTCCGGTCCAAGGAGGTCTTTTTTTGATTCTCCGTCAATGAAAGCTTGACAACCGTTTGATGTTGTATTTACCTTACTTGGGAAAGCTCGGTATTTTCCCTCGGTTAAACCATGGATTGAAAGGCCCGCATGACAACTGCGGGCCCTTGGAACAAATTTAAAAGGTAGCTTTATGGATCAAAAGGAAAACCGGCATCGATTTCTGTCCAGAGAGGTCTGGCCGTTTCACCCAAATCACCACCTAAAGTTCCAGAATTTCCATTGGTGCTCGAATCCTGAACCGTATTTCCCGTGCCTTCATCCAGTTTCCAGTATCCCATGAGACCTGCTTCGTCTCCATTTAGTCTTTTATCATAATTCGCAGCAATCTCGGCAGCTGTCCTTGCGTCGTCCCAAACACGGATATCGGTCAATCCACCTATCCAGTATCGGCTGGGTTGTGCAGCACTTCTTCCAATCTCAAAATCGTTGACCGCTGAGGTATTGATTGGATTGCCACCTGAAGCAGCCGTGGTAGGTTCAGGCTGACCATCAACATAAAGCAACACACTGCTCAAAGGCACTCCTTCAGCAGGAACCACAATGGCAATATGGTGCCACTCTCCATCGTTCAAGGGCTTGGTCCCCACTACACCACCACCATTGTATTCGACTCGAAGTGCCCTATTGGCATTATGCAGTCTTACATCCCACTTCTGGGCGCTTGAGTTTTCACCCCAGGACATAATTATAATGTTGTTTTCCGAAGACGTTGTTCTTACCCATGCTTCGCAGGTTCTTGCCCCACCTCCGGTGACCGCTTTAAATCCGTCCACTTTGATGTAATCGTCACCTTCAAAAGTCAGGAAACTTGGTGGTACAATTTTACCGGCCTCAAATGCTGCCACTGCTGTATTAAGATCCATAAGCGCCTGGTCAACATCCAACTGTTGTGCCGCCAGATTGTCCGCAACTACTTCGGCAGCGTCAATAGCGCCTTGTAAAATCGCTTTTGATCCCACGGCATACTGACCATTTTCCGTGCCTTCAACCGCGTTGTCCACCAATTCCTGTGCTGACGTTATGGCATCGTTCAACGCAGTAAAATCGGTATCAGCAATTACACTGGCCTCGAATACCGTGGTAGCCACATTCAAATCGGTTTCTGCCCCATTTATTTCACTCTGCGTTGCACTTGCATTATCCGCAACCACCTGGGCAGCATCGATGGCCATTTGAAAAATTGCTTTTGAACCAATGATATAATCCCCTATTTCGGTACCTTCCGGCCCGGCATTGTCCAATATCCCTTGTGCTGCTAAAATGGATTGTAACAGTGAGGCATTATCGATGACCACGATACTGTTGCGATAGGTTTCCAAAGCCAAGGTCAATAAATTTATGGCGCTATCAACGGTGCCTTGATTGACTGCTGTTGTTTTGTATGCACTGTACCTATCAATGGCATCTTGTAGAATTTGCGTCGCACCGAACACAACATCACCACCTCGATCTCCCTCCTTTGAAGGGTCCGCTTCCGCCTGTGCCTCTGCAATTATCGCATCCAATGCGCCGTAGTCAATGGCCGCAGTGGAATCATCCTCATCACAGCTCCAAAAAGTGACATTGCAGGCCAACAACAAAAAGATAAATTTTCTCATGATTTCTATTTGGTTTGATTGGAATTCTTAGATGTGTATCAACCCATGAAAAGGGCTGAATTTTCAGAATTCTAATATAAATCGATAATTAATTTCATTTTTCTCATTACATGGGCAAAAATGTTGCATGTTGCATAAAAAGGGATCAACATGGATAATGGTCATTGATTTTTAGGAATACTGGATTGTTTGGCGATAGGTTGTTGAATAGGGATAAAATATCAAAGTAGGTCCTTATTTGTTGCAAATTGAGAGGCGCATTTGAATGCTGGTTGGGGCCACGGTATTTTGCTTTAAATATCCATATCCATGAGAAAGGTCTTAGCACACTCGGTTTTTGTACTTCCGTTATTTTTTTTGATCAACTGTAGTTCAGGTTCCCAGGATGACCCCCAAATAACTGAAGAAGAACAGCAAGAAGGGCAAAATGGCAATCAAAATGAAGAACCCACAATCGAAATAAGCAGCATTATCAATACCAGCGACCAGGGCAAATTAATAGATGCCTTTTTCTTTGATCTAAAAGGCTGGCCCGA
The sequence above is a segment of the Muricauda sp. SCSIO 64092 genome. Coding sequences within it:
- a CDS encoding aquaporin — encoded protein: MDKNIWPSLVAEFIGTFLLVFFGTGAIIVDGLYDGMVTHLGVAIVFGLVVLVVIYAIGEISGAHLNPAVTWAFFVAKRIEAPKAVWYTLTQIIAAIAASAILRAMFPETITMGETLPSNGLLPATIMEFILTFTLMFVIINVATGSKEQGLMAGLSIGFTVLICALMGGPVSGASMNPARSIGPALIGGNPTHLWMYVIVPLLGAISSIYVWKIITIKNS
- a CDS encoding metallophosphoesterase family protein, which produces MKIALFSDIHANLPALEAFFEDLEKHRPDATYCLGDLVGYNIWPNEVINEIRKRQIPTIAGNYDFGIGRRSDDCGCAYKSDEEKANGAVSISFTNQIVNDEERAYLKTLPAHINLEFQLNGEKATILLVHGSPRRINEYLFEDRADKSLLRIMRDANADVMCFGHTHKPYHKTLPDPENEASLYRHAINIGSIGKPKDGDKRGCYVLLTIDGNFAKGKKDGISVDFIRFEYDVEKAAKAVEGSILPNAYAEALRVAK
- a CDS encoding LamG domain-containing protein; protein product: MRKFIFLLLACNVTFWSCDEDDSTAAIDYGALDAIIAEAQAEADPSKEGDRGGDVVFGATQILQDAIDRYSAYKTTAVNQGTVDSAINLLTLALETYRNSIVVIDNASLLQSILAAQGILDNAGPEGTEIGDYIIGSKAIFQMAIDAAQVVADNASATQSEINGAETDLNVATTVFEASVIADTDFTALNDAITSAQELVDNAVEGTENGQYAVGSKAILQGAIDAAEVVADNLAAQQLDVDQALMDLNTAVAAFEAGKIVPPSFLTFEGDDYIKVDGFKAVTGGGARTCEAWVRTTSSENNIIIMSWGENSSAQKWDVRLHNANRALRVEYNGGGVVGTKPLNDGEWHHIAIVVPAEGVPLSSVLLYVDGQPEPTTAASGGNPINTSAVNDFEIGRSAAQPSRYWIGGLTDIRVWDDARTAAEIAANYDKRLNGDEAGLMGYWKLDEGTGNTVQDSSTNGNSGTLGGDLGETARPLWTEIDAGFPFDP